In Caulobacter segnis ATCC 21756, the sequence GCGCTGGCGCTCTGTGGATGGGCGTGTGCACGGCCGCCATGCTGATCAATGTTCTGTCGGTCAGCTCGACCGATCAGCAGGTGATCAAGCAGAAGGCCTACTACGAGCGGCTGAACGCCGACCGCCAGGCTCGCCTGAACAGCGCCGTGGCTCAGCTTTCCGCGACCAACGGCTCGCTCGACGAGCTGGCCAGCTCGGTCGAGAAGCGCCACGCCGCCCTCGCCCTCCTGGTTTCCGATTTCAAGGGCGTTCCGGGCGCCGCCGACGCCCTGAGCGTCGCCAAGCCGCGCCTGCTTGCCGCCGGCCCGGTCGAGCGCATCCAGGCCACGCGCATGGATCAAGAGCGCCTGATCGACGCCGCCGAAGGCTTCGCCAAGAGCCGCGCCGAACGGCTGCGCCTGGCCATGCGCATGGCCGGCCTCGACGCCTCTTCGTTCACCGGACGAGGCGTCTCGCTGGGCGGTCCGCTGATCGAGGCCAAGGACCCGCGCGCGCTGGCCGCGGTTCTGGACGTCGACGAGGATTTCGCCAGCCGCATCCAGCACGCCGCGAACGACATGTCGGACATGCGCAGCCTGGGCGCGGCGGTCAAAAAGCTGCCGTTCTATCGGCCGACCAGCAATCCAGCCCTGTCGTCCAGCTACGGCGTCCGCTTCGATCCGTTCACGCACCGCCCGGCCTTCCACTCGGGCCTCGACTTCCCCGGCGCCATGCGCACGCCG encodes:
- a CDS encoding peptidoglycan DD-metalloendopeptidase family protein, coding for MAIKRFKRLRQSLEALFPERHVYVRSGGEMRGYVLSTNKQLIGAGCVGAGALWMGVCTAAMLINVLSVSSTDQQVIKQKAYYERLNADRQARLNSAVAQLSATNGSLDELASSVEKRHAALALLVSDFKGVPGAADALSVAKPRLLAAGPVERIQATRMDQERLIDAAEGFAKSRAERLRLAMRMAGLDASSFTGRGVSLGGPLIEAKDPRALAAVLDVDEDFASRIQHAANDMSDMRSLGAAVKKLPFYRPTSNPALSSSYGVRFDPFTHRPAFHSGLDFPGAMRTPIMATAPGVVSFTGVRAGYGNTVEVDHGGGFKTRYAHLSSIGVRVGQRVTIGSRVGAMGSTGRSTGPHLHYEVWVNGKAQNPNRFLRAGEYVQQTS